TGAAATGAATGATGAACCTGCTTGCTTTCTAACTTTTTAACTGAGAAGTCACACTGCAAAAGATGTCTTCACTACAAGGAATTGTTAGACCTCCCATTGAGTGATTAAATCCGAATTCTTCCTCAGCTTCACTTAACAATTGTTGAAAAGCAGGTTCATGCAAGTATGATATAGGAACCATATATCTCTTCTTTTGCTCCTCTTCTCCAACATACACTGCAAGATAACCTTTTTGCACATTTCCAGACACTTTTTTGCCACCTGAAAGAGAGCGGCTGAGGACACGTTTAGCATGGATCACCGAAGAAGGCAAACGAATAGCCATAGTTTTCTGAGAATGtggattttttttccttttttagaaGAAAGTACTTGTTGATGGATAATGTTGTTGTGAAAACTTGATGAAAGATTCTGAGATGTTGCATGTGTATATATAGAGATAGATTTACTCAGCAATATTTAGAGATAAGCAACGACATGAAATTTGGTGAGACAATAACATTTTGATGAATCACATGGTTCTGTTGTTC
The genomic region above belongs to Arachis duranensis cultivar V14167 chromosome 3, aradu.V14167.gnm2.J7QH, whole genome shotgun sequence and contains:
- the LOC107476591 gene encoding auxin-responsive protein SAUR21-like — encoded protein: MAIRLPSSVIHAKRVLSRSLSGGKKVSGNVQKGYLAVYVGEEEQKKRYMVPISYLHEPAFQQLLSEAEEEFGFNHSMGGLTIPCSEDIFCSVTSQLKS